Proteins encoded by one window of Rhodobacteraceae bacterium IMCC1335:
- a CDS encoding carbon monoxide dehydrogenase codes for MTTLEFSHNSGLVVVSFLIALVAGFTGLTLTKDLSQKSFSQRKIAVSLASVALGGGIWSMHFVAMLGLQMPILFYYDAAITLASALLAILIVGVALGLLHFFERRPKILILSGSLVGFGILTMHYLGMAGLQLCRPVYTVQGISLAFLSAISLCVTAIWIAYEQRSNRNILLGTVCFGLAVFAVHFVAIWGTRFVEAPAFNELGPSITNEVLALIVICSSFLILGAFLWTGVTFLLPQPTQMPNPSAASAAPVSSGAPDPTPAPSPKPALGPAASAASRAQRIPCESNGTTLFIAPADVAFIRAEGHYTHVYKNNGERHFCVWPITEATKRLAQYSFLTTHRSYLINSAKVQHFERLKDTGLCRFENPKLPPVPVSRSNLKRVKETLGL; via the coding sequence ATGACAACGTTAGAGTTTAGCCATAATAGCGGCCTTGTCGTCGTGTCTTTTCTGATTGCTTTGGTTGCGGGTTTCACCGGCCTAACGCTTACCAAAGACCTGTCTCAAAAGTCTTTTTCGCAGCGTAAAATTGCGGTATCGCTCGCCTCCGTGGCTTTGGGAGGCGGAATTTGGTCGATGCATTTTGTGGCCATGTTGGGCCTGCAAATGCCCATTTTATTTTACTATGATGCCGCAATCACGCTGGCATCTGCGCTTTTGGCAATTTTGATAGTGGGCGTTGCTTTGGGGCTTTTGCATTTTTTCGAACGCCGCCCAAAAATTCTTATTCTTTCTGGCAGCCTTGTTGGATTTGGCATTTTAACCATGCATTATCTGGGCATGGCCGGTCTGCAATTATGCCGCCCCGTTTATACGGTTCAAGGTATCTCACTTGCATTTTTATCCGCCATAAGCCTTTGCGTTACGGCGATCTGGATCGCCTATGAACAGCGCTCGAACCGAAATATATTGCTGGGGACGGTTTGTTTCGGTTTGGCGGTTTTTGCGGTTCATTTCGTGGCCATCTGGGGCACGCGCTTTGTCGAAGCTCCGGCTTTTAATGAGCTAGGCCCAAGCATTACAAACGAGGTGCTGGCGTTGATCGTAATCTGCTCAAGTTTCCTCATTTTAGGAGCGTTTCTATGGACAGGTGTGACGTTTCTGTTGCCACAACCTACCCAAATGCCAAACCCAAGCGCAGCAAGCGCGGCGCCCGTCTCGTCGGGGGCGCCGGATCCAACGCCAGCGCCCAGCCCCAAGCCGGCTTTGGGCCCTGCCGCATCCGCCGCGTCGCGGGCACAACGAATCCCCTGCGAGAGCAACGGCACCACCTTGTTTATCGCGCCCGCTGACGTGGCCTTTATCCGGGCTGAAGGGCATTATACGCATGTGTATAAAAACAATGGAGAGCGGCATTTTTGCGTTTGGCCTATCACCGAAGCCACCAAACGCTTAGCCCAATACAGTTTTCTCACAACCCATCGCAGCTATCTGATCAACAGCGCCAAAGTGCAGCATTTTGAACGCCTCAAAGACACAGGCCTGTGCCGGTTTGAAAACCCTAAACTGCCGCCCGTCCCCGTCAGCCGATCGAATCTCAAACGGGTTAAAGAAACCCTCGGGCTTTAG
- a CDS encoding xanthine dehydrogenase family protein subunit M yields the protein MIPAPFSYHRPSALTDAIAILSEHGDDARVMAGGHSLIPMMKLRMADIPHLIDLQDIPNLSDISVEGPRVRMGAMVTQAQVIADQGLASAAPLLKEAALQIADPQVRYMGTVGGNVANGDPANDMPGLMQCLDASFTLAGPNGTRSVTARTFYEAAYMTAREDDEVLIEISFDAHAAGYAYEKQKRKIGDYATAASAVLLSKDGGNCSSASIAMTNLSDTPIFSEAAGAALIGTQLDDAAIKQAVTAALGDIDPTEDNRGPVAFKMHVAGVILTRAIQRAWSRA from the coding sequence GTGATACCAGCACCATTCAGCTATCATCGGCCCAGCGCTTTGACAGATGCCATCGCCATTCTATCAGAGCACGGCGACGATGCGCGGGTTATGGCCGGCGGCCACAGCCTAATTCCGATGATGAAACTGCGCATGGCGGATATTCCGCACCTGATCGATTTACAAGACATCCCTAATTTGTCTGACATCTCCGTTGAGGGACCGCGGGTCAGAATGGGGGCGATGGTCACCCAAGCGCAAGTGATTGCGGATCAAGGCTTGGCAAGTGCAGCGCCTCTGCTGAAAGAAGCCGCGCTTCAAATCGCAGATCCACAAGTGCGCTACATGGGCACGGTCGGGGGTAATGTGGCCAATGGCGATCCGGCAAATGATATGCCCGGTCTTATGCAATGCCTTGATGCCTCATTCACTTTGGCTGGGCCCAATGGCACGCGCTCGGTGACGGCCCGCACGTTTTACGAAGCGGCCTATATGACGGCCCGCGAAGATGATGAAGTTTTGATAGAAATCTCATTTGACGCGCATGCGGCAGGATATGCCTATGAAAAGCAAAAGCGCAAAATCGGTGATTACGCCACGGCCGCCTCGGCGGTATTGCTTTCCAAAGACGGGGGCAACTGCAGCAGCGCTTCGATCGCAATGACCAATCTCAGCGATACGCCGATCTTCTCAGAGGCGGCCGGTGCTGCCTTAATCGGAACCCAACTCGATGACGCGGCGATTAAGCAAGCTGTTACCGCGGCGCTGGGTGATATCGATCCAACCGAAGATAACCGTGGCCCCGTTGCGTTTAAAATGCACGTGGCTGGCGTTATCCTGACCCGCGCGATCCAGCGCGCTTGGTCCCGGGCTTGA